One Roseimaritima multifibrata DNA window includes the following coding sequences:
- a CDS encoding purine-cytosine permease family protein, whose product MTDDNASNSGGEFEREPVPNSALLGSGKFWGMYAGEHAAGTEFMIGPLFLAAGASLSDLLLGLLLGNFLAVLTWRFLVVPIAMAKRMTLYYQLERIAGGSLVKFYNLINGLLFCFLAGAMVTVSASAVGVPFDITFDVPSNMFGLSNPSFTALVAIVGIVIAAVAAGGYERVARFANIAAPWMIGVFAACGIVSLTQMDATNMAALSEGKYWTDAVAFVQEKNGSETFGFWQIVVFAWLCNGAMHFGMADLSIFRFARSKASGWAPAIGMFLGHYMAWIAAALLLAALIKLQPDLATGADGKVVANPGMLAYQSLGWAGIICVVIAGWTTANPTIYRAGLAFQGVLPKTSRTAMTLTAGAVATIAGAFPNLSAQLLGFVGTYGTILGPMGAVIFVDFYLLKRFGLRDEYATHSGIKVNSAVMIAWLLPVIVGLYLIFWQGIFAAYAVIPCWVACGILYLILSKFTQRTLPNQEALSHE is encoded by the coding sequence ATGACGGACGACAACGCCTCGAACTCAGGTGGAGAATTTGAACGCGAACCGGTTCCAAATTCCGCACTGCTAGGTTCAGGAAAATTCTGGGGCATGTACGCCGGCGAACATGCCGCGGGTACGGAATTCATGATCGGTCCCCTTTTTCTCGCGGCAGGGGCCAGTCTATCGGACCTATTGCTGGGTCTGTTGCTGGGCAATTTTTTAGCCGTGCTGACGTGGCGGTTCCTAGTGGTACCGATCGCAATGGCCAAGCGAATGACGCTGTACTACCAACTGGAAAGAATCGCCGGGGGATCCTTGGTCAAGTTCTATAACTTGATCAACGGCCTACTTTTCTGCTTTTTAGCGGGCGCGATGGTAACGGTTTCAGCTTCGGCGGTTGGAGTTCCATTTGACATCACCTTTGATGTACCAAGCAACATGTTCGGGTTAAGCAACCCATCCTTCACGGCATTGGTTGCAATCGTAGGGATCGTCATCGCCGCGGTTGCAGCGGGCGGATACGAACGGGTCGCACGTTTTGCAAATATTGCGGCCCCCTGGATGATCGGCGTCTTCGCCGCCTGTGGAATCGTCTCGCTAACCCAGATGGACGCGACCAACATGGCCGCATTGTCAGAGGGAAAATACTGGACCGATGCGGTAGCCTTTGTTCAAGAGAAAAACGGATCGGAAACCTTTGGGTTCTGGCAGATTGTTGTCTTTGCTTGGTTGTGCAACGGAGCGATGCACTTCGGGATGGCCGACCTTTCCATCTTTCGTTTTGCCCGCAGTAAGGCCTCTGGCTGGGCTCCTGCCATCGGGATGTTCCTGGGACACTACATGGCCTGGATTGCCGCCGCCCTCCTCCTGGCGGCGTTGATTAAACTGCAACCGGATCTAGCAACCGGAGCCGACGGGAAGGTGGTCGCCAATCCCGGTATGCTTGCGTACCAATCGCTCGGGTGGGCAGGAATCATCTGCGTCGTGATCGCGGGTTGGACAACCGCCAACCCCACGATCTACCGCGCCGGCCTAGCGTTCCAGGGCGTGTTACCGAAAACTTCGCGAACCGCGATGACTTTGACTGCAGGGGCGGTCGCAACCATCGCCGGAGCGTTCCCCAATCTTTCGGCTCAACTGCTGGGATTTGTCGGTACTTACGGAACCATCTTAGGCCCGATGGGAGCCGTCATCTTTGTCGATTTTTATCTACTGAAACGTTTTGGACTTCGAGACGAATACGCCACCCACAGTGGAATCAAAGTCAATTCAGCCGTGATGATTGCCTGGTTGCTGCCGGTGATCGTCGGCCTGTATCTGATTTTCTGGCAGGGCATCTTTGCTGCGTATGCCGTCATTCCGTGCTGGGTTGCCTGTGGAATCCTCTACCTAATCCTTAGCAAATTCACCCAACGAACACTGCCGAACCAAGAGGCCTTATCTCATGAATAA
- a CDS encoding helix-turn-helix domain-containing protein, whose amino-acid sequence MIRKLRKQDWFHPDGFPIAVERRDPQEPFGLHSHEFSEIVIITGGKGVHITGEDTYELTAGDTFVIGGDRPHDYLNMDRLSLINVLFDSAQLPLAFSDLHSLPGYHTLFTLEPAWRKRHMFSSRLQLAPVELAEAIRLVDQLEGELDQRGPGFGVMATTTWLQLATFLARCYNQSRNPQSKSLLRIAEAIAHIERHYTDPISLKELIEISGMSRRNFIRTFEATMGAPPIKYLIRRRIQRACQLLQQSDQSITQIALTVGFGDSNYFSRQFRLLNGTSPREYRNRSEQVIGDGNDGYG is encoded by the coding sequence ATGATTCGAAAACTGAGGAAGCAGGATTGGTTCCACCCCGATGGGTTCCCGATCGCAGTGGAACGGCGTGATCCGCAAGAACCCTTTGGCCTGCATTCGCACGAGTTCTCGGAAATCGTGATCATCACGGGGGGAAAAGGGGTCCATATAACGGGTGAAGACACCTACGAATTGACTGCAGGCGATACGTTTGTCATCGGAGGCGATCGACCTCATGACTATTTAAATATGGATCGTCTGAGCCTGATCAATGTGTTGTTCGACTCCGCTCAATTGCCGCTCGCTTTCAGTGATCTTCATTCCCTACCGGGGTATCACACGCTATTCACCTTGGAGCCTGCTTGGCGGAAACGGCATATGTTCAGTAGTCGCTTGCAGTTGGCGCCGGTTGAATTGGCCGAAGCGATTCGGTTGGTCGACCAGTTGGAGGGGGAACTAGACCAGCGAGGACCCGGATTCGGTGTGATGGCAACGACGACGTGGCTGCAATTGGCAACCTTTCTGGCTCGCTGCTACAACCAGTCACGAAATCCACAAAGCAAATCCCTGCTCCGAATCGCCGAAGCGATCGCCCATATCGAAAGGCACTACACCGACCCGATTTCGCTAAAAGAGCTGATCGAAATCTCGGGGATGTCACGACGAAACTTTATTCGCACCTTCGAAGCGACGATGGGCGCTCCGCCGATCAAGTACCTGATTCGTCGCCGGATCCAACGAGCCTGTCAATTGCTTCAGCAAAGTGATCAGAGCATCACCCAAATCGCCCTGACGGTCGGTTTCGGAGACAGTAATTATTTCAGCCGGCAGTTTCGATTGCTAAATGGGACGTCGCCAAGGGAATACCGAAATCGAAGCGAGCAGGTGATCGGGGATGGTAACGACGGATACGGCTGA
- a CDS encoding glycoside hydrolase family 78 protein, whose amino-acid sequence MKTLYTTFGLLLGLFVVANVAAVEPVHLRCEYLENPVGIDITQPRLSWQLESKTRGEQQTAYRILVASTAEKLASDEGDLWDSGKIDSNQTLFIKYAGTPLTSRQQCFWKVQVWDQQNGDAKSAPTSVSEPASWSMALLKDSDWSAEYISYDDKEPIYTDTENLYLPAARQYRKEFHASNQIVRATVYATALGIYELHLNGQRVSDALFAPGWTDYRQRAYYNTYDVTQMVQSGDNALGAWVADGWYSGYVGFGLLTGMGTEKTGRATYGKTPSVMAQLEIEYADGSRQVVGTDSTWKVTGNGPIQEADLLMGEAYDARKEMPGWSRPGFRDDTWDQAVLAKDNGHPKAKFFQRHNPEKPGQGVRNLGIETDFGFQRPKLEAFPGVAVRVTEQLRTKTVTKRDDGTFMFDLGQNFAGTIRLKVKGPAGQKIRIRYGEMLHPDGRLMTENLRKARATDFYICKGDPEGETYEPRFTFHGFQFVELSNCATPPTKEAVTGLVIHSDTPMTSTFTCSDPMVNQLFKNVVWTQRANFLDLPTDCPQRDERMGWTGDAQAYVATAAYNADIGAFYTKWLRELMESQRPSGAFPGYAPFPFQHGWDFGTAWADAGVICPWTIWQFYGDTQVIEDCWEPMERFMDWRNRTSVDNLGVAHGNAWGDWLAQGAETPLDYVDTIYYAISANMMAEMAAATGRADKAAAYRGQFEKTKAAFQAKYLNADGSVNVNTQTAQALALFANLIPDKMRDQTGQHLAKMVAENGNHMATGFLGTRPLLPVLSASGQNDLAAFLLQSREFPSWGYEISNGATTIWERWDSYTKEDAFGRHNAAMNSFSHYAFGAVCEWMFATLAGIQSDGPGFQKIIIHPHPPAPGSNGMHKPIDWVKASYDSIRGTIRSDWKIDNDRFHLNVTIPANTTATVYLLTADPTSITEGGKALQGNPFVKLLRHEAGAAVLSVASGTYEFSATNGIKNSDRTLVTSKPKDTSINPDRIDLTGAKKVASWDFSNPADVAKWVERKGVEIVQRDGKTMLVATADDSQMAARLSAEASGNIAIELVAMPADGASSQFFWAESSKGFNGIQQSKRTLKPAEQVNAYLFKVSGSEPVGQLRFDPFATYDKYADAGEMIIESISVYQLAQ is encoded by the coding sequence ATGAAAACGCTATACACAACTTTTGGACTGCTACTTGGACTATTTGTCGTCGCCAATGTGGCGGCCGTGGAACCTGTCCATCTTCGCTGTGAGTACCTCGAGAACCCGGTGGGCATCGACATCACTCAGCCTCGCCTGAGTTGGCAACTAGAATCCAAGACGCGTGGGGAACAGCAAACGGCCTACCGGATCCTTGTCGCTTCGACTGCCGAGAAATTGGCAAGCGATGAGGGAGACCTGTGGGATTCTGGGAAGATCGATTCGAACCAAACCCTCTTTATTAAATACGCGGGGACTCCGTTAACATCCCGTCAACAATGTTTTTGGAAAGTCCAAGTCTGGGACCAACAGAATGGGGATGCGAAATCGGCACCAACGTCGGTCAGCGAACCAGCGTCGTGGTCGATGGCGCTGCTTAAGGATTCCGACTGGTCTGCCGAATACATCAGTTACGATGACAAAGAACCGATCTATACGGATACGGAAAACCTCTATCTGCCCGCGGCCCGGCAATACCGCAAAGAGTTCCACGCTTCGAATCAAATAGTGCGTGCTACCGTCTATGCGACTGCGTTGGGGATCTACGAATTGCACCTGAATGGGCAAAGAGTTAGCGATGCCCTCTTTGCCCCTGGCTGGACCGATTATCGGCAGCGAGCCTACTACAATACCTACGATGTGACCCAAATGGTTCAATCAGGTGACAATGCGTTGGGAGCCTGGGTGGCGGACGGTTGGTACAGCGGCTACGTCGGTTTCGGTTTACTTACAGGCATGGGGACCGAGAAAACCGGACGTGCCACCTACGGGAAAACGCCTTCGGTGATGGCTCAGTTAGAAATCGAGTATGCCGATGGTTCACGCCAAGTCGTCGGGACCGATTCCACTTGGAAGGTGACCGGAAACGGCCCGATTCAAGAGGCCGACCTGCTGATGGGCGAAGCGTACGACGCGCGAAAGGAAATGCCTGGTTGGTCACGCCCGGGATTTCGTGACGACACTTGGGATCAAGCGGTCCTCGCCAAGGATAATGGCCACCCAAAAGCAAAATTCTTCCAACGCCACAATCCTGAAAAACCGGGACAAGGCGTTCGCAATCTAGGCATCGAAACCGACTTTGGTTTCCAACGCCCCAAACTGGAAGCTTTTCCAGGCGTCGCTGTCCGCGTAACGGAACAGCTTCGGACCAAAACGGTAACCAAACGGGACGACGGGACATTCATGTTTGATCTAGGGCAGAACTTTGCCGGAACGATCCGCTTAAAAGTCAAAGGGCCTGCCGGACAGAAAATTCGTATTCGGTATGGCGAAATGCTCCACCCCGATGGCCGCCTGATGACGGAGAATCTCCGCAAAGCACGGGCAACCGATTTTTATATTTGCAAAGGCGACCCCGAGGGTGAAACCTACGAACCTCGTTTCACGTTCCATGGATTCCAGTTCGTTGAACTATCGAATTGTGCAACACCGCCAACCAAGGAAGCCGTCACCGGTTTGGTGATCCACAGCGATACGCCAATGACCAGTACATTTACGTGTAGCGATCCAATGGTCAATCAACTGTTCAAGAATGTCGTTTGGACTCAGCGTGCGAATTTCCTAGACCTGCCGACCGACTGCCCTCAACGTGACGAGCGAATGGGCTGGACCGGCGACGCGCAGGCCTATGTCGCGACCGCGGCCTACAACGCAGACATCGGAGCCTTCTACACGAAATGGCTTCGAGAGCTGATGGAATCTCAACGTCCCAGCGGTGCCTTCCCCGGATACGCTCCGTTCCCGTTCCAGCATGGTTGGGATTTTGGGACCGCTTGGGCCGATGCGGGGGTCATTTGCCCTTGGACAATCTGGCAGTTCTATGGCGACACCCAAGTCATCGAAGATTGCTGGGAACCGATGGAACGATTCATGGACTGGCGCAACCGAACCAGTGTCGATAACCTTGGCGTCGCCCACGGGAATGCCTGGGGAGACTGGTTGGCCCAAGGTGCGGAAACGCCGCTCGATTACGTCGACACCATCTACTACGCAATTTCGGCCAACATGATGGCTGAAATGGCTGCCGCGACGGGACGCGCTGACAAAGCCGCCGCGTATCGAGGTCAATTCGAAAAAACGAAAGCTGCCTTTCAAGCGAAATACCTAAACGCTGACGGCAGCGTGAACGTCAATACGCAAACCGCACAAGCGCTTGCTCTGTTTGCGAACCTGATCCCCGACAAGATGCGTGACCAGACCGGTCAACACCTTGCCAAGATGGTGGCCGAAAACGGCAACCACATGGCAACCGGCTTCCTGGGAACTCGGCCGCTGCTGCCCGTCCTTTCGGCTTCGGGACAAAACGACCTTGCAGCCTTTCTGTTGCAGTCACGCGAATTTCCGTCGTGGGGTTACGAAATTTCCAATGGAGCCACCACCATTTGGGAACGCTGGGACAGTTACACCAAAGAGGACGCTTTCGGACGCCATAACGCGGCCATGAATTCGTTCTCGCACTATGCGTTTGGAGCGGTCTGTGAATGGATGTTCGCGACCTTGGCAGGGATTCAATCGGATGGTCCAGGGTTCCAGAAGATCATCATCCATCCGCATCCGCCGGCTCCCGGTAGTAACGGAATGCACAAGCCGATCGACTGGGTGAAAGCCAGCTATGATTCGATCCGCGGAACCATCCGCAGCGACTGGAAGATCGACAACGATCGCTTCCACTTAAACGTGACGATCCCTGCCAACACCACGGCAACGGTTTACCTGTTAACCGCAGATCCCACCTCGATCACCGAAGGCGGAAAAGCCCTGCAGGGGAATCCCTTTGTGAAGTTGCTTCGCCACGAAGCGGGGGCCGCCGTCCTTTCGGTCGCATCGGGAACCTATGAATTCTCCGCGACCAATGGGATCAAAAATTCAGACCGAACATTGGTCACGTCGAAACCGAAGGACACTTCGATCAATCCGGACCGAATCGACCTAACCGGAGCCAAGAAAGTTGCCAGCTGGGATTTCTCCAATCCTGCGGATGTGGCCAAGTGGGTCGAACGAAAAGGAGTCGAAATCGTGCAACGCGACGGGAAAACGATGTTGGTTGCTACCGCGGATGATTCGCAAATGGCGGCTCGCTTAAGCGCTGAAGCGAGCGGAAACATTGCGATTGAATTGGTAGCGATGCCCGCCGACGGAGCGTCCAGCCAGTTTTTCTGGGCTGAATCTTCAAAAGGCTTTAACGGGATCCAGCAATCAAAACGGACGCTGAAGCCTGCGGAACAAGTGAACGCTTACCTATTTAAAGTAAGCGGCTCGGAACCGGTCGGACAGCTCCGTTTCGATCCGTTTGCAACCTACGACAAGTACGCCGATGCCGGCGAAATGATCATCGAATCGATATCGGTCTATCAACTTGCCCAATAG
- a CDS encoding L-rhamnose isomerase, translated as MTNPANIEKAFLLAKEQYASLGVDVDAALEKIRSVAISVHCWQGDDVAGFEGDEGALGNGLAVTGNYPGRARTADELKSDLELAYSLIPGKHRLNLHAMYGDFNGPVDRDQIEVEHFQGWIDWAASQEISLDFNPSYFSHPKAADGFTLAHADEGIRQFWIDHGIACRKIAAAMGKAQGNPCINNFWVPDGYKDTPASRKAPRERLAASLDAIFSENLPAAHTLDAVECKLFGIGSESYVVGSHEFYMGYAISRNKVLCLDAGHFHPTEGISDKISSVLMYVPELLLHVSRGVRWDSDHVVTYSDELQAIMQEIVRGDYLNRVHIGLDFFDASINRVAAWAIGTRNALKALLAASLEPTEKLQQLERDGDFTSRLALMEEQKTMPLGAIWDHYCQSVGVPVGAEWLNKVQEYEKTTLSLRSSCSATV; from the coding sequence ATGACCAATCCAGCCAATATCGAGAAAGCTTTTCTGCTTGCCAAGGAGCAATACGCATCACTTGGAGTGGACGTCGACGCCGCTTTGGAAAAAATTCGAAGCGTTGCGATCTCGGTTCACTGCTGGCAGGGGGACGACGTTGCGGGCTTTGAAGGGGATGAGGGAGCCCTCGGCAACGGGTTGGCCGTGACCGGCAACTATCCCGGACGCGCTCGGACGGCGGATGAACTGAAAAGCGACCTGGAACTTGCCTACTCGTTGATCCCGGGCAAGCACCGTTTGAACCTGCATGCAATGTACGGGGACTTCAATGGCCCCGTCGATCGCGATCAAATCGAAGTCGAACACTTCCAGGGCTGGATCGATTGGGCGGCAAGCCAAGAAATCAGTTTGGATTTCAACCCCAGCTATTTCTCTCATCCCAAGGCAGCGGACGGGTTTACGCTTGCACATGCCGACGAGGGAATTCGCCAGTTCTGGATCGACCACGGCATCGCCTGCCGCAAGATCGCCGCAGCGATGGGGAAAGCCCAAGGGAATCCGTGCATCAACAACTTCTGGGTCCCCGATGGCTACAAGGACACTCCAGCCAGTCGTAAGGCGCCGCGTGAGAGATTGGCGGCATCGCTAGACGCAATTTTCTCTGAAAACCTACCGGCAGCCCACACGTTGGATGCTGTTGAATGCAAGCTATTTGGGATTGGCAGTGAAAGCTACGTTGTTGGGTCCCATGAATTTTACATGGGATATGCGATCTCGCGCAACAAGGTTCTTTGCCTAGACGCAGGGCATTTTCATCCAACGGAAGGGATCTCCGACAAAATCTCTTCGGTCTTAATGTATGTCCCAGAACTACTCTTGCATGTCAGTCGTGGGGTTCGCTGGGACAGTGACCACGTCGTCACTTACAGCGATGAATTACAGGCGATCATGCAAGAAATCGTTCGCGGCGATTACCTGAACCGAGTCCACATTGGTTTAGATTTCTTTGATGCCAGTATCAATCGCGTCGCCGCCTGGGCGATCGGAACTCGCAACGCATTGAAGGCGCTTTTGGCAGCCTCGCTGGAACCTACCGAAAAACTTCAGCAACTGGAGCGTGATGGCGATTTCACGTCCCGCCTAGCATTAATGGAAGAACAAAAAACGATGCCGCTGGGTGCGATCTGGGACCACTACTGCCAGTCCGTCGGCGTCCCCGTCGGTGCCGAGTGGCTGAACAAAGTCCAAGAATACGAGAAAACGACGCTTTCCCTCCGGAGCTCTTGCTCGGCAACCGTGTAG
- a CDS encoding aldehyde dehydrogenase family protein produces the protein MSVIAKLELLPEVEAFLNKSPFASFVGGKEFPAASGKLIPTLDPGSGETIAEIHDLDASEIDRAVDIANEAFPAWSGLTQPERSQILLQLAAAVEKHKPIIAQIESLDAGKIQAQAAGDVQNFVDTLRYFVGLADQVQTRTKLDSPGYDAWTYKQPWGACAFIFPWNFPFLLIGWGISPALAAGNTVVIKPAEDTSLSALYLAQLAKEIGVPDGVINVVTGRGATAGAALTQNKNIKRMSFTGSPEVGQLVGEACGRNLIPVKLELGGKGAAVVFDDVDVAETAKALVGAITFHSGQVCCDATRWLIQEDIYDEFVAQCIKLMKDVKIGHPLDPNSQMGPVVNPKQCERVLGYQTKGKAGGAECIYGGGAATVEGYEGNYVNPALLAGTLDNVAAQEEIFGPVAYLAKFSTEEEAIAMANDTQYGLANSVWTTDNDRAARVAEAMIAGNSWINAHNVFAQGVPYGGVNKSGMGGGVLSVETLMDYYRSTSVVRPL, from the coding sequence ATGAGCGTCATCGCTAAACTCGAATTGCTTCCCGAAGTGGAAGCCTTTCTGAACAAGAGTCCTTTCGCCAGTTTCGTTGGTGGGAAAGAGTTTCCAGCTGCGTCTGGCAAGTTGATTCCAACACTTGACCCTGGCTCTGGCGAAACCATTGCTGAAATCCATGATTTGGACGCCAGTGAGATCGATCGCGCCGTTGACATCGCCAACGAAGCGTTCCCCGCTTGGTCCGGATTGACACAACCGGAACGGAGTCAAATTTTGCTGCAGTTGGCTGCGGCTGTTGAAAAACACAAACCGATCATTGCTCAGATTGAATCGCTGGACGCCGGCAAGATCCAGGCTCAAGCTGCAGGTGACGTTCAAAACTTCGTCGACACCCTTCGCTACTTTGTTGGTCTGGCCGATCAAGTCCAAACGCGAACAAAACTGGATTCGCCAGGATACGATGCTTGGACCTATAAGCAGCCCTGGGGTGCATGTGCTTTCATTTTCCCTTGGAACTTTCCGTTTCTTTTGATCGGCTGGGGAATTTCACCCGCTTTGGCGGCCGGAAACACCGTGGTGATCAAACCGGCTGAAGACACCTCGTTGTCGGCGCTATATCTAGCACAACTAGCAAAAGAGATTGGCGTTCCTGACGGAGTCATCAACGTAGTCACCGGACGCGGGGCGACCGCCGGGGCAGCGCTTACCCAAAACAAGAACATCAAGCGGATGTCTTTCACCGGTTCACCAGAAGTCGGCCAGTTGGTCGGCGAGGCATGCGGCCGCAATCTCATTCCAGTCAAATTGGAATTGGGTGGTAAAGGGGCAGCGGTTGTTTTCGACGATGTCGATGTCGCGGAAACGGCAAAAGCCCTTGTCGGGGCAATCACGTTCCACAGCGGACAGGTCTGTTGCGATGCGACTCGCTGGTTGATTCAAGAAGACATCTACGACGAATTTGTCGCTCAGTGCATCAAATTGATGAAGGATGTGAAAATCGGTCATCCACTTGACCCCAACAGTCAGATGGGACCTGTCGTCAATCCCAAGCAGTGCGAACGCGTCCTTGGCTACCAAACAAAAGGCAAAGCTGGCGGAGCGGAATGTATCTACGGCGGAGGTGCCGCCACCGTCGAGGGATATGAAGGAAATTATGTCAATCCAGCACTGCTGGCAGGGACCCTGGACAACGTTGCTGCACAGGAAGAAATTTTTGGGCCTGTCGCTTACTTGGCGAAGTTCAGCACCGAAGAAGAAGCAATCGCGATGGCCAACGATACCCAGTACGGCTTGGCCAATAGTGTTTGGACCACCGACAACGATCGTGCGGCACGTGTCGCCGAAGCGATGATCGCCGGCAATAGCTGGATCAACGCTCATAATGTCTTTGCCCAAGGCGTTCCTTATGGCGGAGTGAATAAGAGCGGAATGGGTGGCGGCGTCCTATCGGTGGAAACTCTGATGGATTATTACCGCAGCACATCGGTCGTCCGACCTCTGTAA
- a CDS encoding sulfatase family protein — MNTMQIRIATTACLSLLAGLISAADHPNILFVLTEDQGAHMSALGTPGLQTPHMDSIAKSGITFRNAFVAYPVCSASKAAIYTGLHCHTNGILNNTHNYHKPADQVTAEEHNRLLARKNRIQDRFTTLPEILRANGYYQGVTHKLHVLPNRKFPYDEFLHGSKQEIADFMTHAASRKQPWFLLVNIPNSHRPYPNSDKKPIRVNPDSVSLPAFLPDTPTVRKDWSEYLAGIEEADVLTGQALASLHKSGQADNTIVIFMSDHGPTFQHGKMTLYDLGLRVPLIISGPGIAADATRKELISELDLLPTLLEWCGLQANIDYPLHGQSFADLLNAEQKPSDQSKRREYVFAEISNRGPLPNDGMQERSVFDGRWKLIYRKNVKTAWRQVNADSRQFKTWGNRTYAETVRVKDQFPMQYRILAEMDPQNLGAVVPEIELYDLQSDPDEIENLAAQPEHQPTLKRLSAALQDWAEETNDTALLGTTEKAPEIRNTN, encoded by the coding sequence ATGAACACAATGCAAATTCGAATCGCGACGACGGCTTGCTTATCTCTGCTGGCAGGCCTGATTTCTGCCGCAGATCACCCCAACATTCTATTTGTATTGACCGAGGACCAAGGGGCTCACATGAGTGCTTTAGGAACTCCGGGGTTGCAGACGCCACACATGGATTCGATCGCGAAATCAGGAATTACCTTCCGGAATGCCTTCGTTGCGTACCCCGTGTGTTCAGCCTCAAAAGCGGCGATTTATACAGGCCTTCACTGCCATACGAATGGGATCCTCAACAACACCCACAACTACCATAAACCTGCGGATCAAGTCACCGCGGAAGAACACAACCGACTGCTTGCCAGGAAAAACCGAATCCAAGACCGGTTCACAACCCTACCTGAAATCTTGCGGGCCAACGGGTACTACCAAGGCGTCACCCACAAACTGCATGTCCTTCCCAATCGCAAATTTCCGTACGATGAATTTTTGCACGGCAGCAAGCAGGAAATCGCCGATTTCATGACGCATGCGGCAAGCCGGAAGCAACCCTGGTTCTTGCTGGTCAACATTCCCAATTCTCACCGTCCTTATCCCAACAGCGATAAAAAACCGATCCGAGTGAACCCTGATTCGGTCTCGCTACCGGCGTTCCTCCCCGATACGCCGACGGTCCGCAAAGACTGGTCAGAATACCTTGCGGGGATCGAAGAAGCAGACGTATTGACCGGACAGGCCCTCGCTTCCCTCCATAAATCCGGACAGGCAGACAACACGATTGTGATCTTCATGAGCGATCATGGGCCCACGTTCCAGCATGGAAAAATGACTCTTTACGATTTGGGGCTTCGGGTTCCCCTGATAATAAGTGGACCGGGAATAGCGGCAGATGCGACAAGGAAAGAGCTGATCAGCGAACTTGATTTACTGCCGACATTGCTTGAATGGTGTGGGCTTCAAGCCAATATCGATTATCCACTTCACGGACAATCCTTCGCCGATTTACTGAATGCCGAGCAAAAGCCAAGCGATCAATCGAAACGCAGGGAGTACGTTTTTGCGGAAATATCGAACCGAGGGCCATTACCCAATGATGGAATGCAAGAACGTTCGGTTTTCGATGGCCGCTGGAAACTGATCTATCGTAAAAATGTTAAAACCGCTTGGCGGCAAGTGAATGCGGATTCGCGACAATTCAAGACTTGGGGAAATCGGACCTACGCCGAAACGGTTCGGGTAAAAGACCAGTTCCCCATGCAGTACCGCATTTTAGCGGAGATGGATCCACAAAATCTTGGGGCGGTGGTCCCCGAAATCGAGCTTTATGATTTGCAGTCGGACCCTGATGAAATCGAGAACCTCGCCGCGCAACCGGAACACCAACCAACCCTGAAGCGGCTTTCGGCAGCTCTCCAAGACTGGGCAGAAGAAACCAACGACACCGCGTTACTCGGGACTACGGAAAAAGCCCCCGAGATTCGAAACACGAACTAG